From a region of the Sebastes umbrosus isolate fSebUmb1 chromosome 10, fSebUmb1.pri, whole genome shotgun sequence genome:
- the myofl gene encoding LOW QUALITY PROTEIN: myoferlin (The sequence of the model RefSeq protein was modified relative to this genomic sequence to represent the inferred CDS: deleted 1 base in 1 codon) has product MLRVIVESASGIPKKKFGNPDPIVGIVFRDETKKTKAIDNELEPVWNEWLDFDLKDSPLDASSFIDVIVKDYETIGKDKFIGSAKISLKDLSTGHMDSLPSKNVPLINEKQQAIGARINLRILYEPPANAAPNVNDQQDGDTSHVDTGCSDEADEGEADVEGGGQSGSPGAPTLPNQPGKPRHKPVRLSRKRHRALTNKPQDFQIRIRVINGRQLPGNNIKPVVKVNVCGQTHRTRIRRGNNPFFDEIFFYNVNMLPSELFDESISLRVYDSFSLRADSLMGEFKMDVGNIYDESGHAIMRKWLLLSDPDDSNSGARGYLKVSIFVVGTGDEPPSERRDISEEQDDIESNLLLPAGVTMRWATLTLKVFRAEDMPQMDDAFIQTVKQVFGGDGDQKNLVDPYVEVSFAGKKLRTKIIEKNSNPEWNQLINLQVKFPSMCEHVKLTIYDWDRASKDDAIGTTFLNLSQISSSGGEIEDARADCKTLSDLSTAASEVGFLPAFGPCYVNLYGSPREFTGLADPYDELNFGKGEGVAYRGRVLVELSTQLEGKADKNVDDISSDDILVAQKYQRRRKYCLCAVFHSACMLQEPGEPIQFEVSIGNYGNKLDATCKPLSSTTQYSFAVFDGNHYHYLPWADTKPVVILTSFWEDISHRLDSVNILLFIAERLESHLTSLKTAILAKESETRLAEIWIKLINHMIEDLNSSQLPVLEGQPNVTELDIQLKMLRDAAVDSIREMANLVREQATDVKATVGDIEDWLDRIKQLAEEPQNSMPDVIIWMLRGEKRVAFARVPANQILFSNFSEQARGKYCGRTQTIFMQYPMDKNKGVKVPVQLRVNMWLGLSEHEKKFNSFSEGNFSVYAELYENQAHVLKKWGTMGLVGRHKFSDMTGKVKLNKEHFLPPRGWDWEEDWFVDPNRCLMTEADAGHTEFTDEVFQNQTRFPGGEWADAAEPFTDVNGEKVRSREEFECPPGWSWEDVWSFDSNKAVDESGWEYGLTIPPDDKPKSWVATEKMYHVHRRKRHIRPRRKTSDKKAVTERQEPGEGWEYSSLIGWKFHRKERSSDTFRRRRWRKKMVPSDSTGSSAIFRLEGALGVDVDEKASKTDRAKPFGATTPTVSCHFSWSYLYHLRVYVYQARNLCAMDKDSFSDPYAHVSFLHVSKTTEVISSTLNPTWDQTLIFEDIEIYGDPQTIARSPPDVVLELCDSDQVGKDEPMGRCSCPPVVKLNPSVAVTPKLLWFPVTKKGRSAGEILLAAELLLKNKGNDGDLPLVPPRRGEKLYMVPQGIRPVVHLTAIEVLTWGLRNMKTYQLATVSSPSLIVECGGEIVQTAVIKNFRKNLNFPGSVLLLKVLLPKDEMYTPPIVLKVIDHRPFGRKPVVGQCTIDCLEEYRCDPYRINSEVCMSARGAMIAAAHGDVVIDIEERPIVKAELQAETEEETVDWWSKFYASVGEQEKCGPYLKKGYDTLQVFNSELEEVEQFEGFTDFCTTFKLQRGKTEDEEDDPSVVGEFKGSFKIYPLPDDPGVPDPPRQFKKLPESGPQECLVRIYVVRCLDLQPKDTNGMCDPYIKLGLGRKTLDDRDNYKPNTLNPEFGRMFEMSCFLPQDKDLKIAVYDYDLLSRDEKVGETVIDLENRLLSRFRPCCGLPLTYCVSGINQWRDQLKPSQILQDVAKVRCFPPPRIEGDGSSLNFSGKQYNLQDFEANTVIHPHLGPARERLALHVLRNQGVAPEHVETRTLCSSHQPNLSQGRIQMWVDIFPKSLGLPGPPCDITPRKAKKYVLRAIVWNTANVTLDDRSITGENMSDIYVKGWMPGMEDNKQKTDVHYRSLDGDGNFNWRFIFGFDYLPAEQLCIVSKKEHIWNLDKTEFRIPPKLIIQIWDNDKFSLDDYLGSVELDILNLISPAKSPEKCSLKMLPGMAGSVPSKKPLPNSLFSRKSVRGWWPCAIEQDGKHVLGGKVEMTLEIVEEKEMEDRPAGKGRDEPNMNPKLDPPNRPDTSFFWFINPCKTMKFIVWRRFRWIFVISIILLLVILFLGIMLYSLPNYIAMKIVKPQS; this is encoded by the exons ATGCTGCGGGTCATTGTTGAGTCTGCTAGTGGGATCCCCAAAAAGAAATTTGGAAACCCAGATCCAATAGTTGGGATTGTCTTTAGAG ATGAAACGAAGAAAACCAAAGCAATTGACAATGAATTGGAGCCTGTGTGGAATGAA TGGCTTGATTTTGATCTGAAAGACTCTCCTTTGGATGCATCGTCATTCATCGACGTGATTGTCAAAGACTATGAAACAATCGGCAAAGACAA GTTCATTGGCTCGGCGAAAATCTCTCTGAAAGACTTGTCCACTGGTCACATGGACTCCCTCCCATCCAAGAATGTGCCCTTGATCAATGAGAAACAACAGGCTATTGGg gcACGCATTAATTTGCGTATTTTGTATGAGCCTCCTGCCAACGCTGCTCCAAACGTAAACGACCAACAGGATGGAGACACATCTCATGTGGATACTG GATGCAGTGATGAGGCTGATGAGGGTGAGGCAGACgtggagggaggaggtcagAGTGGAAGCCCAGGTGCTCCCACCTTGCCAAACCAGCCTGGGAAACCCAGACACAAGCCAGTCCGTCTCAGCCGTAAGAGGCATAGAGCCTTGACCAATAAGCCTCAGGACTTCCAG ATTCGTATTCGGGTTATCAATGGTCGACAGCTGCCTGGCAACAACATCAAGCCAGTGGTTAAGGTGAATGTATGCGGACAGACCCACAGGACCAGAATTAGAAGAGGAAATAACCCCTTTTTTGACGAG ATCTTTTTCTACAACGTTAACATGCTCCCCTCAGAGCTGTTTGACGAGAGTATTAGTCTTCGG GTTTATGACTCCTTCTCCCTCAGAGCTGATAGTCTAATGGGAGAGTTCAAG ATGGATGTTGGCAACATCTATGATGAATCAG GTCATGCCATAATGAGGAAGTGGCTCCTCCTGAGTGACCCTGATGACTCTAACTCGGGGGCCAGAGGTTACCTGAAAGTCAGCATCTTTGTTGTGGGCACTGGAGATGAGCCACCG tcTGAGAGGAGAGACATAAGTGAGGAGCAGGACGACATAGAAAGCAACCTTTTGCTGCCAGCCGGTGTCACAATGCGATGGGCCACGCTCACCCTCAAAGTCTTCCGTGCCGAGGATATGCCACAGA TGGATGATGCCTTCATTCAGACAGTAAAACAGGTCTTTGGAGGGGATGGAGACCAGAAAAACTTGGTGGATCCATATGTGGAAGTCAGCTTTGCTGGCAAGAAG CTGAGGACCAAAATAATTGAGAAAAATTCGAATCCGGAGTGGAATCAACTCATCAATCTCCAAGTCAAG TTCCCATCCATGTGTGAACATGTAAAGTTGACCATATATGACTG GGATCGTGCGAGCAAGGATGATGCCATAGGAACAACGTTTTTAAATCTGAGCCAAATTTCTTCCTCTGGTGGAGAGATTGAAG ATGCACGAGCCGATTGCAAAACACTGTCTGACT TGAGCACCGCAGCATCGGAGGTTGGTTTTCTCCCGGCTTTTGGGCCTTGCTATGTCAATCTGTACGGTAGCCCAAGAGAATTCACTGGCCTGGCCGACCCGTACGACGAACTCAACTTTGGAAAG GGTGAAGGGGTCGCTTACAGAGGGAGGGTCCTTGTTGAGCTGTCCACTCAGCTGGAAGGAAAGGCTGATAAGAATGTGGATGACATCTCCAGTGATGACATCCTGGTGGCACAG AAATACCAGCGAAGGAGGAAGTACTGTCTGTGCGCTGTGTTCCACAGTGCGTGCATGCTCCAAGAGCCGGGCGAGCCGATCCAGTTCGAGGTCAGCattggtaactatggtaacaaGCTGGATGCCACCTGCAAGCCCCTGTCGTCCACCACCCAGTACAGCTTTGCTGTGTTTGATG GTAATCACTACCATTACCTGCCCTGGGCTGACACTAAGCCCGTAGTGATTCTCACCTCGTTCTGGGAAGACATCAGCCACCGCCTGGACTCTGTcaacatcctcctcttcattgcTGAGAGACTG gagTCCCACCTCACTTCTTTA AAAACAGCCATCTTAGCCAAGGAGTCTGAGACACGTCTGGCAGAGATTTGGATCAAGCTCATCAACCACATGATTGAGGACCTGAACAG TTCCCAGCTCCCAGTGCTGGAGGGCCAGCCTAATGTGACTGAACTGGATATCCAGTTGAAAATGCTGCGCGATGCCGCTGTGGACAGTATCAGAGAGATGGCCAATCTCGTGAGAGAGCAGGCCACAGATGTTAAGGCTACTGTtggtgacattgaggactggtTGGACAGAATCAAGCAGCTGGCAGAGGAG CCTCAGAACAGCATGCCAGATGTGATCATCTGGATGTTAAGAGGAGAGAAGCGGGTGGCTTTTGCTCGAGTCCCAGCAAACCAGATCCTGTTCTCCAACTTTAGCGAACAGGCGCGTGGCAAATACTGTGGACGGACCCAGACCATTTTCATGCAG TACCCCATGGACAAAAACAAAGGTGTGAAGGTCCCTGTTCAGCTGCGGGTCAACATGTGGCTCGGCCTCTCTGAACATGAGAAGAAGTTCAACAGCTTCTCAGAAGGAAACTTCAGCGTGTATGCTGAACTG TATGAGAACCAGGCCCATGTTTTAAAGAAGTGGGGAACTATGGGCCTGGTCGGTCGCCATAAGTTCTCAGATATGACTGGAAAGGTGAAACTCAACAAAGAACACTTTCTGCCACCACGTGGATGGGATTGGGAGGAAGACTGGTTTGTTGACCCCAACCGATG CCTGATGACAGAAGCAGACGCGGGCCACACAGAGTTCACCGATGAAGTATTTCAGAATCAAACTCGATTCCCTGGTGGGGAGTGGGCAGACGCTGCAGAGCCCTTCACAGACGTG AATGGAGAAAAGGTTCGGAGCCGAGAGGAGTTTGAGTGTCCACCTGGATGGAGCTGGGAGGATGTGTGGAGCTTTGACAGCAACAAGGCTGTCGATGAGAGCG GTTGGGAATACGGCCTTACCATTCCTCCCGATGATAAGCCCAAATCCTGGGTTGCAACAGAGAAAATGTATCATGTCCATCGGAGGAAGAGACACATACGACCACGGAGGAAGACATCTGATAAAAAGGCTGTCACTGAG AGGCAAGAACCAGGGGAAGGCTGGGAGTACTCTTCCCTGATTGGCTGGAAGTTCCACAGGAAGGAGCGCTCTTCTGACACGTTCCGCCGCCGCCGTTGGAGAAAAAAGATGGTCCCATCAGACAGCACCGGGTCCTCCGCCATCTTCAGATTGGAAGGGGCATTA GGGGTCGATGTTGACGAGAAGGCCAGTAAAACGGATAGAGCCAAGCCGTTTGGCGCCACCACACCCACTGTTTCCTGCCACTTTAGCT GGTCTTACCTTTACCATCTGAGAGTGTACGTGTATCAGGCGAGGAATCTCTGTGCCATGGACAAAGACAGCTTCTCAG ATCCCTACGCCCatgtgtcattcctccatgtgagTAAGACCACAGAAGTCATAAGTTCCACCCTGAACCCCACATGGGATCAGACTCTCATCTTCGAGGACATTGAAATCTACGGAGACCCACAAACTATCGCCCGCAGCCCTCCTGATGTGGTGTTGGAGCTGTGTGACAGTGATCAAGTA gGTAAAGATGAACCCATGGGTCGCTGTTCATGCCCTCCAGTAGTGAAGCTGAACCCCAGTGTGGCTGTCACCCCTAAGCTGCTGTGGTTCCCGGTCACCAAAAAAGGTCGCAGTGCTGGGGAGATACTGCTGGCGGCAGAGCTCCTACTGAAGAACAAG GGGAACGACGGAGATCTGCCCCTGGTGCCTCCTCGCCGGGGGGAGAAGCTCTACATGGTTCCCCAGGGAATCAGGCCAGTAGTGCATCTCACTGCGATCGAG GTCTTGACTTGGGGCTTGAGGAACATGAAGACCTACCAGTTGGCCACAGTTTCCTCCCCCAGTTTGATAGTGGAGTGCGGTGGTGAGATTGTTCAAACCGCTGTAATCAAGAACTTCAGAAAGAACCTCAACTTCCCTGGATCTGTGCTGCTGCTCAAAGTG CTTCTTCCCAAAGACGAGATGTACACCCCTCCCATTGTGCTGAAGGTAATCGACCACCGGCCATTCGGTAGGAAACCAGTAGTGGGTCAGTGCACCATCGACTGCCTGGAGGAGTACCGCTGTGATCCGTATCGCATTAACAGTGAAGTCTGCATGTCTGCTAGag GGGCCATGATAGCTGCTGCCCATGGAGATGTTGTCATAGACATTGAGGAGAGACCCATCGTGAAAGCTGAG CTTCAAGCAGAAACG GAGGAGGAAACAGTGGACTGGTGGAGTAAGTTCTATGCCTCTGTTGGAGAGCAGGAAAAGTGTGGGCCTTACCTGAAAAAGGGATACGACACATTGCAG GTATTTAACAGTGAACTAGAAGAGGTTGAACAGTTCGAGGGATTCACCGATTTCTGCACCACTTTCAAACTTCAGCGAGGAAAGACCGAAGATGAGGAAGATGATCCCTCTGTGGTGGGAGAGTTCAAG GGCTCATTCAAGATTTACCCACTGCCCGATGACCCGGGAGTGCCAGATCCACCACGCCAGTTCAAAAAGCTTCCTGAGAGCGGACCTCAGGAGTGCCTGGTCAGAATTTACGTGGTGCGCTGTCTTGACCTGCAGCCTAAGGATACAAATGGCATG TGTGACCCATACATTAAGCTTGGACTGGGAAGAAAAACACTGGATGACAGAGACAACTACAAACCAAACACCCTTAATCCAGAGTTTGGGAG GATGTTTGAGATGTCCTGCTTCCTGCCTCAAGACAAGGATCTGAAGATTGCTGTGTATGACTATGACTTACTGAGCAGAGATGAAAAAGTGGGTGAGACAGTCATCGATTTGGAGAACAGACTCCTGTCTCGTTTCAGGCCCTGCTGTGGCCTGCCACTGACTTACTGTGT CTCAGGGATCAATCAGTGGAGAGACCAACTGAAGCCTTCTCAGATCCTCCAGGACGTGGCCAAAGTGAGATGCTTCCCTCCTCCACGCATAGAGGGAGACGGCAGCTCACTGAATTTCTCAGGAAAACAATACAACCTGCAAGATTTTG AGGCAAACACTGTGATCCACCCGCACTTGGGCCCAGCCAGAGAGAGGCTGGCCCTACATGTCCTCAGAAACCAGGGCGTGGCACCAGAGCATGTGGAGACCAGAACCCTGTGCAGCTCCCACCAACCCAACCTGTCTCAG GGAAGAATCCAAATGTGGGTGGACATTTTCCCCAAGAGCCTTGGTTTGCCAGGGCCCCCATGTGACATCACTCCACGCAAAGCCAAGAA GTACGTCTTGCGAGCCATCGTTTGGAACACAGCGAATGTCACTCTGGATGACAGAAGCATCACCGGAGAAAACATGAGTGACATCTACGTTAAAGG ATGGATGCCAGGTATGGAGGACAACAAGCAGAAGACTGATGTCCACTACAGATCCCTGGATGGTGATGGGAATTTCAACTGGAGGTTCATCTTTGGGTTTGACTACCTGCCTGCAGAACAGCTGTGCATTGTCTCGAAGAAA GAACACATTTGGAATCTGGACAAAACTGAATTCAGGATTCCTCCTAAATTGATCATCCAGATATGGGACAATGACAAATTCTCCTTGGATGACTACTTAG GTTCAGTTGAGCTGGACATACTCAATCTGATTTCTCCTGCTAAGAGCCCAGAAAAGTGCAGCCTGAAGATGTTGCCCGGGATGGCGGGCTCAGTCCCCTCCAAAAAACCTCTGCCCAACTCACTCTTCTCCCGGAAGTCTGTACGAGGCTGGTGGCCATGCGCGATCGAGCAGGATGGGAAACATGTGCTTGGT GGGAAGGTAGAGATGACACTGGAAAtagtggaggagaaggagatggaggaCAGACCTGCTGGGAAAGGAAGAGATGAGCCAAACATGAATCCCAAACTGGACCCACCCAA CCGCCCGGACACGTCATTCTTCTGGTTTATAAACCCTTGCAAGACCATGAAGTTCATCGTTTGGCGCAGATTCAGATGGATTTTCGTCATATCGATTATTCTTCTGCTGGTTATCTTGTTCCTCGGCATCATGCTCTACTCCCTACCA AACTACATCGCAATGAAGATTGTGAAGCCTCAATCCTAA